Below is a genomic region from Delftia tsuruhatensis.
GGCCGCGATATCCGCCGCCAGGAACTGCAGGATGGCGGACTTGGGCGCGCCGATGAGGATGCGGCCGTCGCGGCCCTGGCCCAGGGCCTGTGCATCCCCTTGCAGGCGCTCGACCAGGTTGCCGATCTGGCGGATATGGGCCAGCAGCTTCACGCCCGGCTCGGTGGCGTGCACGCCATGGGGCTGGCGCTTGAACAGCCGGGTGCCCAGCTGGGACTCCAGCTCGCTGAGCCGCCGTGATGCGGCCGCCACCGCCAGCTGCAGCCGGTCGGCCGCGCGCGAGATGCTGCCTTCCTCGGCGATGGCCAGCACGAGCTGGACGGTGGTGGAGTCGATCTTCATCATGCGGCAAAGCCCTCTCGTCTGGCTGGAGGCCGACGATTGTGCCGCAGGGCAGGTCAGGCCTTGCGCGCGTTTTGCAGGGCCTTGGCTTCGCTGGCCAGGGCGGTGATCCGTGCCCAGTCGCCCTGCTCCAGCGCATCGCCGGGCACCAGCCAGGAGCCTCCCACGCAGATGACGTTCTTCAACGCCAGGAACTCGGCTGCGTTGCCGGGAGAAATCCCGCCCGTGGGGCAAAAGCGCACGTCGCCGAACGGACCCTGCCAGGCCTTGAGCATGGCTGCACCGCCGGCCTGCACGGCGGGGAAGAATTTCAGCTCGTTGAAGCCGTCGGCCTGGGCGGCCATGATCTCGCCGCTGGTGGCCACGCCGGGCAGCAGCGGCAATTGCAGGTCCTGGCAGGCCTGGCCCAGCGCGCCGGTATAGCCGGGGCTGACCGCGAAACGTGCGCCGGCATCCACGCAGGCACGCGCATCGGCCGCGCTGCGCACGGTGCCGGCGCCG
It encodes:
- a CDS encoding bifunctional 4-hydroxy-2-oxoglutarate aldolase/2-dehydro-3-deoxy-phosphogluconate aldolase, which encodes MDRQRLTALDIMQDAPVIPVIVLHELAHAVPMASALVAGGIRVLEVTLRTPQGLASIEAIARAVPEAIVGAGTVRSAADARACVDAGARFAVSPGYTGALGQACQDLQLPLLPGVATSGEIMAAQADGFNELKFFPAVQAGGAAMLKAWQGPFGDVRFCPTGGISPGNAAEFLALKNVICVGGSWLVPGDALEQGDWARITALASEAKALQNARKA